The following proteins are co-located in the Ammospiza caudacuta isolate bAmmCau1 chromosome 20, bAmmCau1.pri, whole genome shotgun sequence genome:
- the ALKBH4 gene encoding alpha-ketoglutarate-dependent dioxygenase alkB homolog 4, with protein sequence MQAGAGGMQAAGGGGGPGCGCKGIRSCLLCEGPAPAAPPPQGEDNFTYCPATGLAKGNEHSEFAGWAFPFPGVFLVEEFISEDEECEIVELMDRDDWKPSQSGRKKQDYGPKVNFKKQRLKAGSFTGLPSFSRKIVAQMKACAVLSGFLPVEQCNLDYRPERGSAIDPHFDDWWLWGERLVSLNLLSQTVLSMSCDSQDTIQLLPISNKEELTPPAPSTQTSACRNPGEEGTECFLSPRLVPGKEVSVAILLPQRSLVVLHGDARYKWKHGIRRRHIQHRRVCITFRELSAEFCAGGRHEELGKELLQIALSFQGRPV encoded by the exons ATGCAGGCGGGAGCCGGCGGGATGcaggcggcgggcggcggcggagggCCGGGCTGCGGCTGCAAGGGGATCcgctcctgcctgctctgcgAGGGGCCCGCGCCGGCCGCTCCGCCCCCGCAG GGAGAAGATAATTTCACTTACTGTCCAGCAACAGGCCTAGCTAAAGGAAATGAGCACTCGGAATTTGCTGGCTGGGCATTTCCCTTTCCAGGGGTGTTCCTGGTGGAGGAGTTCATTAGTGAAGATGAAGAGTGTGAGATAGTGGAACTGATGGATCGAGATGACTGGAAACCATCACAGTCTGGCCGAAAGAAACAG GACTACGGACCCAAAGTGAACTTCAAGAAACAAAGGCTGAAAGCTGGCAGCTTTACTGGCTTGCCAAGTTTCAGCAGGAAGATTGTGGCACAGATGAaggcctgtgctgtgctcagtggTTTCTTACCTGTGGAACAGTGTAACCTGGACTACAGACCAGAGAGGGGCTCTGCCATCGACCCCCACTTTGATGACTGGTGGCTCTGGGGGGAGCGCCTGGTCAGCCTGAACCTGCTCTCACAAACTGTGCTCTCCATGTCCTGCGACTCACAGGACACCATCCAATTACTTCCTATTTCAAATAAGGAAGAATTAACCCCCCCTGCACCTTCCACGCAGACATCAGCGTGCAGAAATCCAGGAGAAGAGGGAACCGAGTGCTTTTTGTCACCGAGGCTGGTTCCAGGGAAGGAGGTGAGCGTGGCCATCCTCTTGCCCCAGAGGTCGCTGGTGGTGCTGCACGGGGATGCGCGGTACAAATGGAAACACGGCATCCGCCGCAGGCACATCCAGCACCGCCGCGTCTGCATCACCTTCAGGGAGCTCTCGGCCGAGTTCTGCGCCGGGGGCAGGCACGAGGAGCTGGGCAAAGAACTGCTACAAATTGCTCTTTCCTTCCAGGGGAGGCCCGTGTGA
- the LOC131566410 gene encoding DNA-directed RNA polymerase II subunit RPB11-a: protein MNAPPAFESFLLFEGEKKITINKDTKVPNACLFTINKEDHTLGNIIKSQLLKDPQVLFAGYKVPHPLEHKIIIRVQTTPDYSPQEAFTNAITDLISELSLLEERFRVAIKDKQEGIE from the exons ATGAACGCGCCTCCGGCCTTCGAGTCCTTCCTGCTCTTCGAGGGCGAGAAAAA gaTCACCATCAACAAGGACACCAAGGTGCCCAACGCCTGCCTGTTCACCATCAACAAGGAGGACCACACGCTCGGCAACATCATCAAGTC GCAGCTGCTCAAAGACCCCCAGGTGCTGTTTGCAGGGTACAAGGTCCCACACCCTCTGGAACATAAAATCATCATCCGTGTCCAAACCACGCCAGATTACAGCCCCCAGGAAGCTTTCACCAATGCCATCACAGACCTGATCAGTGAGCTCTCCCTCCTGGAGGAGAGGTTCAGG gttgCAATTAAGGACAAACAAGAAGGAATTGAGTAA
- the LRWD1 gene encoding leucine-rich repeat and WD repeat-containing protein 1, protein MSKITTELLLERAVPRSTRLRKIETLNLSKLQLKTGDLDPRLFSRLRHLQKLDLSDNLLDKFPNSLTLPDLRVLNCNNNKLEDVTALKQFPLLEELTYENNVYLTLNDDYKVMFLLQNLRLLNGKDITKLANHVRRVNSQKLTSKVTAHWKKFFSDQLPEKYTAEQVKSIKKKFLKSVQTNVVYGPSSLSEFTRWRVKMIAEEFLANSLGLELNSDTEPEEKTDEDEEESTESPREAAEEVAPVTVTPSKRKRNHSKSSPGKKRSKTQANTKEEAEVNPRKSSHVEDDPAPDKPRTSNQPAKEATPEQGAEGTQKNGEQFPKGQSNRRSSQMTGEQKSQEQDSSVVTLTPVKNSKRKEDVSAEPLHFLQCHSKGNSREDFKTQLWSCVFEPVIDSGARKDPIVSSSRTVATCGGESVCLIDCETGTVLKKYKVATEEFFSVAWTTLTMVLSDSRKKAHNILAAAGRRGIVKLIHVAADFCYGEIKAHKKPIATVCFSPTQETHLFTASYDKRIALWDIGIPDCDYNFKASQLLVLETASIPLRIALVPTCPEQYLLAGCEDGCFAWNIKLDKGQKSRPFEAIFQFPSEESLTTSHRVDGLAFLNDDVVVSKSSKPGCIYLWSWSKSFDAKGKGCQRTMSAVILAELEWSTTDMSYLTLSTCPAKEYVFCGDEKGSVWMYNLSTYTSGWGSPKGKRSERRISPTQILTWPELRVNGEQPPEILVNNVVADPAFTYLVVLTSVNITAIWKKS, encoded by the exons ATGTCCAAAATCACCACAGAACTTCTTTTGGAAAGAGCAGTTCCAAGATCCACGAGGCTCCGAAAGATCGAGACGCTCAA ccTGTCCAAGCTGCAGTTGAAGACTGGAGATTTAGACCCGCGCTTGTTTTCCCGCCTGAGGCACCTGCAGAAACTTGATCTCTCTGATAATTTACTGGACAAATTTCCCAACAGCCTCACCCTGCCTGATCTGCGTGTCCTGAACTGCAACAATAACAAGCTGGAAGATGTGACTGCTCTGAAACAGTTCCCTCTGCTCGAGGAGCTGACCTATGAGAACAATGTGTACTTGACA CTCAATGATGACTATAAAGTAATGTTTCTTTTGCAAAATCTTCGTCTGCTCAATGGCAAGGACATAACCAAACTGGCCAACCACGTGAGGCGTGTCAACAGCCAAAAGCTCACCAGCAAG GTTACTGCTCactggaaaaaattcttcagtgACCAACTCCCTGAGAAATACACAGCTGAGCAGGTGAAGTCCATCAAGAAGAAGTTCCTGAAGTCAGTGCAGACCAACGTGGTGTATGGGCCCAGCTCACTGAGCGAGTTCACCCGCTGGCGG GTGAAAATGATTGCAGAAGAGTTTCTGGCAAACTCACTAGGTCTGGAGTTAAACTCTGATACTGaaccagaggaaaagacagatgaggatgaggaagaaagCACGGAAAGCCCCAGGGAAGCTGCAGAAGAGGTGGCTCCG GTCACAGTAACACCcagcaagaggaaaagaaatcattCAAAATCAAGCCCTGGAAAAAAGAGGTCCAAGACCCAGGCAAACACCAAGGAGGAAGCTGAAGTCAATCCCAGAAAATCCAGTCATGTGGAGGATGACCCAGCTCCTGACAAACCAAGAACATCAAACCAACCAGCCAAGGAGGCAACCCCTGAGCAAGGAGCTGAAGGGACACAGAAGAATGGAGAGCAGTTTCCCAAGGGGCAAAGCAACAGAAGATCCAGTCAGATGACAGGGGAACAGAAaagccaggagcaggacagcAGTGTGGTTACCTTGACCCCTGTGAAGAACTCCAAGCGCAAG GAGGATGTCAGTGCAGAGCCATTGCATTTTCTTCAGTGTCACAGTAAAGGCAACAGCCGTGAGGAttttaaaacacagctctggTCCTGTGTCTTCGAGCCAGTGATAGACTCTGGAGCCAGGAAAG aTCCCATTGTGAGCTCCTCCAGAACCGTGGCAACCTGTGGAGGGGAATCTGTGTGTCTGATTGATTGTGAGACAGGGACAGTGCTGAAAAAGTATAAAGTGGCTACAGAG GAGTTCTTCAGCGTTGCATGGACAACCCTCACGATGGTGCTCAGCGACAGCCGCAAGAAAGCTCACAAcatcctggcagctgcagggaggagaggcaTTGTCAAACTCATCCACGTGGCAGCTGACTTCTGCTATGGAGAGATAAAGGCTCACAAAAAGCCCATTGCCACTGTCTGCTTCAGCCCAACCCAGGAGACCCACCTCTTCA CTGCATCCTATGACAAGCGAATTGCACTCTGGGATATTGGGATTCCAGACTGTGACTACAATTTCAAAGCAAG ccagctgctggtgctggaaaCAGCCTCAATCCCCCTCCGGATTGCCCTGGTCcccacctgcccagagcagtACCTGCTGGCAGGCTGTGAAGATGGCTGTTTTGCCTGGAACATAAAACTGGATAAGGGACAAAAAAGCAG GCCTTTTGAAGCCATATTCCAGTTTCCTAGTGAGGAGAGCTTGACAACATCTCACAGGGTTGACGGTTTGGCTTTTCTCAATGATGATGTGGTTG TTTCCAAGAGCTCCAAACCTGGATGCATATACTTGTGGAGCTGGAGCAAGTCTTTTGATGCCAAGGGAAAAGGATGCCAGAGGACAATGTCTGCAGTTAtcctggctgagctggagtGGTCCACAACAGACATGTCCTACCTGACACTCAGCACCTGCCCAG CAAAAGAATACGTGTTCTGTGGGGATGAGAAGGGCAGTGTGTGGATGTACAACCTCTCCACCTACACCTCGGGCTGGGGCTCTCCGAAGGGAAAGCGCTCGGAGCGGAGGATCTCCCCCACTCAG ATCCTGACGTGGCCGGAGCTGCGCGTGAACGGGGAGCAGCCCCCTGAGATCCTGGTGAACAACGTGGTGGCAGACCCTGCCTTCACCTACCTTGTTGTGCTGACCAGTGTGAACATTACAGCCATCTGGAAGAAATCCTAG